The Paenibacillus macerans genome includes a window with the following:
- a CDS encoding sulfatase-like hydrolase/transferase — protein sequence MGEHSSNTKKNVLLITVDQWPGSLLGSQGRDDFFSPTLDELAKVGVIFGNAYSPTPVCIPARREIMTGTGSRTHGDRTFNEFLKMPDVPTLPEVFNNNGYQTYAVGKLHVYPQRARIGFDDVILNEEGRKVNFPHEMREDDYTRFINREGYAGLDFAHGMSNNNYITRPWHLPEELHQTSWTSRQMCEQIIRRDPTKPAFLYCGFTAPHPPVVPPQVFMDMYNDVDIERPYIGDWAKDAESVPYPVKYYSSLYDIKTENSLRKARKGFYASCTHIDYSIRSIIGTLRDEKILDNTIIVITSDHGEMLGNHNLWGKNLFYEDAAKVPLIIVPAIDRGDWGFNTTDDRLVELKDIMPTLLDMCALPIPETVEGISLVNKKNKRDYVYGELWEDDRATRMIRTEQFKLIYYAVGNQFQLFDLVHDPQEMVDLSGNAQYENVKAELTEILISHLYGNDVEWLEGGKLIGKPSKSFAYKPVQDNCGILSNRDLLLQRGIR from the coding sequence GTGGGAGAACACAGCAGTAATACAAAGAAAAATGTTTTATTGATCACGGTGGATCAGTGGCCGGGAAGTTTATTGGGGAGTCAAGGCAGAGACGACTTTTTTTCGCCTACACTTGATGAGTTGGCCAAAGTCGGCGTGATTTTTGGTAACGCATACAGTCCGACGCCGGTTTGTATTCCGGCCCGGCGGGAGATCATGACGGGAACAGGTTCAAGAACGCATGGGGACAGGACGTTTAATGAATTTCTAAAAATGCCGGATGTTCCTACGCTTCCCGAAGTTTTCAACAACAACGGCTATCAAACGTATGCCGTCGGAAAATTGCATGTGTATCCGCAAAGAGCGCGGATCGGATTCGATGATGTCATTTTAAATGAAGAAGGGAGGAAGGTTAACTTTCCCCATGAGATGAGGGAGGATGATTATACCCGTTTTATCAACAGAGAGGGATATGCAGGATTGGATTTTGCCCATGGCATGTCAAACAACAATTATATAACAAGACCATGGCACTTGCCGGAGGAGTTGCACCAGACGAGCTGGACATCCAGGCAAATGTGCGAACAAATTATCCGCAGAGACCCGACGAAACCTGCTTTTTTGTACTGTGGTTTCACGGCACCGCATCCGCCGGTTGTTCCTCCCCAAGTTTTTATGGATATGTACAACGATGTGGATATTGAGCGCCCCTATATCGGCGATTGGGCGAAGGATGCGGAATCCGTCCCGTATCCTGTGAAGTATTACAGCAGTCTATACGACATTAAAACGGAAAATTCACTTCGCAAAGCCAGAAAGGGTTTCTATGCCTCCTGTACCCATATAGATTATTCCATTAGGTCGATCATCGGGACGCTTAGGGATGAGAAAATTCTCGACAACACGATCATTGTCATTACATCCGATCATGGAGAGATGCTGGGCAATCACAATCTATGGGGAAAAAATCTCTTTTATGAAGATGCCGCTAAAGTTCCTTTAATCATCGTGCCTGCCATAGATCGTGGAGACTGGGGATTTAATACCACCGATGACCGATTGGTGGAACTGAAAGATATTATGCCTACATTGCTTGATATGTGCGCTCTCCCCATACCTGAAACGGTAGAAGGTATATCCCTGGTGAATAAAAAGAACAAGAGAGATTACGTCTACGGAGAACTATGGGAAGATGACAGAGCCACGAGGATGATCCGTACGGAACAATTTAAACTCATTTACTATGCTGTCGGGAATCAGTTTCAGTTGTTTGATTTGGTCCATGATCCCCAAGAAATGGTGGATCTCTCCGGTAACGCCCAGTATGAGAACGTAAAAGCAGAACTGACGGAAATTTTAATATCGCATTTATATGGCAATGATGTTGAGTGGTTGGAAGGCGGGAAGCTTATAGGAAAACCATCCAAATCATTCGCATATAAACCCGTTCAAGACAACTGCGGTATTTTAAGCAACCGCGATTTACTGTTGCAGCGCGGAATTCGATAA
- a CDS encoding MurR/RpiR family transcriptional regulator, with amino-acid sequence MSSSVIDILQLEYQRFSAKEKEIADYVIRNRQSINNINIKDLASYTNASTSTITRFCKKVGCDTFVDFKILLNREAQKPRNDTDIFVKTQNLYNDIVNATAEMLDTGRIEEVVELIKKSRRIYVYGLGSSGLSALEFKYRLTRMNLVADAVTDSHMMTMSASLLGKNDVVIGLSNSGRTTEVSHALGQAKKRGAKVIGITNFDHTPLSEVSDICLFTPDIGRSGDVNFINSQLAIIYILDVMSLLLLEDENLMKARQQTLQALYSAE; translated from the coding sequence ATGTCCTCCAGTGTCATTGACATACTGCAGCTTGAATATCAACGATTTTCAGCCAAGGAAAAAGAGATTGCCGATTACGTGATACGCAATCGGCAATCCATTAACAATATCAATATTAAGGATTTGGCCTCGTATACAAATGCTTCAACGTCAACAATTACCCGTTTTTGCAAGAAAGTGGGCTGCGACACTTTTGTCGATTTCAAAATTCTGCTGAACCGGGAAGCCCAAAAGCCTCGCAATGATACGGATATTTTTGTCAAAACGCAAAATCTGTACAATGACATCGTAAATGCGACGGCCGAAATGCTGGATACCGGAAGAATTGAAGAAGTGGTTGAACTGATTAAGAAATCCCGCAGAATCTATGTTTACGGTTTGGGCAGTTCCGGCCTCTCCGCCCTGGAATTTAAATACAGACTAACCCGGATGAATCTTGTGGCCGATGCTGTTACGGATTCACATATGATGACGATGAGCGCCTCCCTTCTCGGGAAAAATGATGTTGTGATTGGATTGTCCAACTCGGGACGTACGACAGAGGTAAGCCATGCTTTGGGTCAGGCCAAAAAAAGAGGCGCCAAAGTCATCGGAATCACCAACTTTGACCATACCCCCCTCTCCGAAGTTTCGGATATTTGTCTATTCACGCCGGATATTGGACGATCGGGAGACGTGAATTTCATCAACAGCCAGCTCGCCATCATTTATATTTTGGACGTTATGTCTCTTCTCTTGCTTGAAGACGAAAATTTAATGAAAGCACGGCAGCAAACACTGCAGGCGCTTTATTCAGCGGAATAA
- a CDS encoding N-acetylmannosamine-6-phosphate 2-epimerase yields MNDLERLGLKGGLVVSCQALEHEPLHSPYIMGRMAVAAKAGGAIGIRANTAIDIKEIKEQVDLPVIGIVKRNYGTNPVFITPTMREIDELAEAGAEIVALDATLRPRPDGRTLKEFVGEIRRKYPRLLLMADISATAEAVNAEQLGFELISTTLVGYTEETAGSKLYDHDFAILKDIVSHVKTPVVAEGNIMTPEMAASCLKAGVYCVVVGGAITRPQQITERFVSEIAKLQHRTK; encoded by the coding sequence ATGAATGATCTGGAAAGACTAGGATTAAAAGGCGGTCTCGTTGTATCGTGTCAGGCATTGGAGCATGAACCCCTTCACAGTCCGTATATCATGGGCCGAATGGCGGTAGCGGCCAAAGCAGGCGGGGCCATTGGGATTCGGGCCAACACGGCAATAGATATCAAAGAAATTAAAGAGCAGGTTGATCTGCCCGTCATCGGAATTGTAAAAAGAAACTATGGAACCAATCCGGTGTTCATCACACCGACGATGCGTGAAATAGACGAATTAGCCGAAGCCGGGGCGGAGATCGTAGCCTTGGATGCAACGCTCCGGCCAAGACCGGACGGCAGGACATTGAAGGAGTTTGTCGGCGAGATCCGCCGTAAATATCCTCGGCTGCTGTTGATGGCAGATATCTCGGCAACAGCTGAAGCGGTGAATGCGGAACAACTTGGTTTTGAATTGATATCTACGACTTTAGTCGGTTATACAGAGGAGACGGCCGGAAGTAAACTGTACGATCATGATTTTGCCATATTAAAAGATATCGTGTCCCATGTGAAGACTCCGGTTGTGGCGGAAGGAAACATCATGACGCCGGAGATGGCGGCAAGCTGCCTGAAAGCAGGAGTATACTGCGTTGTCGTTGGCGGAGCCATCACCCGTCCGCAGCAGATTACGGAACGCTTTGTATCGGAGATTGCAAAATTACAGCACCGGACAAAATAA
- a CDS encoding PTS transporter subunit EIIC, which translates to MKRYFEKAQKFGKSFMLPIAVLPAAGLLLGIGGALSNPNTISSYPLLQIIWLQQIFTVMSSAGSIVFDNLALIFAIGVAVGMARADKGTAGLAAGLSYLVMNASIHAMLINTGKLAADNLAGAGQGMVLGIQTLQTGVLGGIVVGLVTAWLHNRYNKIELPQFLGFFGGSRFIPIVSSFAAIFIGIALFLVWPTIQTGIASLGSLVDKTGYIGTLFYGFFLRMLGPLGLHHIFYLPFWQTGLGGTMEVAGKVYEGTQNIFFAQLGDPATGKYFIGTSRFMSGRFITMMFGLLGAALAIYHTAKPERKKVVGGLMLSAALTSFLTGITEPLEFSFLFVAPVLYVIHAAFDGFAFMLAHIFEITIGQTFSGGLIDFILFGILQGNGKTNWILVPIIGVIWFLLYYFTFRILIVKLNLKTLGREDEAVADSEAAAPGNGGTSSPPGESRSAAILKALGGTENITDLDCCATRLRVTVIDKDKVQKDAFAATGAKGVVFVGNGVQVIYGPQVTVIKNEIEEYLETE; encoded by the coding sequence CAGCTGCAGGTCTTTTGTTAGGCATCGGCGGCGCATTATCGAATCCAAATACGATCAGCTCCTATCCGCTTCTGCAAATCATCTGGCTGCAGCAGATTTTTACCGTGATGAGCAGCGCCGGAAGCATTGTGTTCGATAATCTCGCTTTGATCTTCGCCATCGGCGTAGCCGTGGGGATGGCAAGAGCGGATAAAGGAACAGCGGGACTGGCAGCGGGGCTGTCCTATCTGGTGATGAATGCCTCGATCCATGCGATGTTGATCAATACCGGGAAGCTTGCCGCAGACAACCTGGCAGGTGCGGGCCAGGGCATGGTGCTGGGAATTCAAACCTTACAGACAGGGGTTTTGGGAGGAATTGTTGTCGGATTGGTCACGGCGTGGCTGCATAACCGGTACAATAAAATCGAGCTTCCCCAGTTTCTTGGCTTTTTCGGCGGTTCCCGGTTTATTCCGATCGTTTCGTCGTTTGCGGCCATCTTCATCGGCATTGCCTTATTTTTGGTCTGGCCGACAATCCAAACCGGTATAGCTAGCCTCGGCAGTCTGGTCGACAAAACCGGTTATATCGGGACGCTGTTTTACGGATTTTTCTTGCGTATGCTGGGGCCTCTGGGGTTGCATCATATTTTCTACCTTCCCTTCTGGCAAACCGGTTTGGGAGGAACCATGGAAGTAGCGGGCAAAGTATACGAAGGAACGCAGAATATCTTTTTTGCGCAATTGGGCGATCCCGCAACCGGGAAATACTTTATCGGGACATCCAGATTCATGTCAGGCCGGTTTATCACGATGATGTTCGGTTTATTGGGTGCCGCGCTGGCCATTTACCATACGGCTAAACCTGAACGTAAAAAAGTGGTTGGCGGATTGATGCTGTCTGCCGCGCTCACTTCATTTTTAACAGGGATTACAGAGCCTTTGGAATTCTCTTTCTTGTTTGTAGCTCCCGTCCTGTACGTGATTCATGCCGCATTTGACGGGTTTGCTTTTATGCTGGCGCACATTTTCGAAATTACCATCGGCCAGACGTTCTCCGGCGGATTGATTGACTTTATCCTGTTCGGAATTCTCCAGGGCAATGGGAAAACCAACTGGATCCTGGTGCCGATCATCGGTGTAATATGGTTCCTCCTGTATTATTTCACGTTCCGGATTTTGATCGTTAAACTGAATCTGAAAACGTTGGGGCGTGAAGATGAAGCAGTGGCTGATTCGGAGGCAGCAGCTCCAGGGAACGGCGGTACTTCATCGCCGCCCGGAGAATCCAGATCGGCTGCCATATTGAAGGCGCTTGGCGGTACGGAAAATATTACGGACCTGGATTGCTGCGCTACGCGGCTGCGGGTTACGGTCATCGATAAGGATAAGGTGCAAAAGGACGCATTTGCAGCTACAGGAGCTAAAGGTGTTGTATTTGTCGGGAACGGAGTGCAGGTGATTTACGGACCTCAGGTCACGGTAATCAAGAATGAAATTGAAGAATATTTGGAAACGGAGTAA